The DNA window TTGTCTTCAATCGGAGAGATTCGTTTTTTCAGCATCTCAACTTTTTCTGGGATAATGTCCAAAGCCACCACTTCATTGTGTTGTGAAAGTAAGACTCCATTTGAAAGTCCAACATAACCCGTACCTGCTATGGCTATTTTATATTTTTTTATTTGACTCATTTGCTACCTAACGATTTAATTCTTCATAATTTAAGGGCAATAATATAACATATTTAAGGTGATAGTTTACTTTGAGAGTTTTAATTTAATTTTAAAATGTAAAGGATTAAGTGTTTAAAAGTGGAGCGGGAGACGAGACTCGAACTCGCGACAATCTGCTTGGAAGGCAGAGGCTCTAGCCAACTGAGCTACTCCCGCAAAACTAAATAAATGGTGCGGATGAGAGGACTCGAACCTCCACACCGTGAGGCACCAGATCCTAAGTCTGGCGTGTCTACCAATTTCACCACATCCGCACAAAAAGACTCTTTAAAAAAGAGAAAAAAAAAGATTCAGTTGCAAACAACTTAAATCTTTAAAGTGGTACGCTCTAAAGGATTCGAACCTTTGACCTACGCCTTAGAAGGGCGTTGCTCTATCCAGCTGAGCTAAGAACGCTTATAAAAGTAATGGGGTAAGTAATGGGATTCGAACCCACGGCCCTCGGAACCACAACCCGATGCTCTAACCAACTGAGCTATACCTACCATTTTCAAATGGTCGGGGCGAGAGGATTCGAACCTCCGGCCCCCTGGTCCCAAACCAGGTGCGCTAACCAGACTGCGCTACGCCCCGAATCATTTACTTTTCTTTCAAAAAGTGGACGGAATTATAATATTTTTTCGCGCAAATGTCAAGGGAATTTTGAAGAAATTTTCAAAAACCCCTGAATTTACTCTAAAACTGGATTAATCCATCCACGGGAGAGCTCGCAGTAGCATATGGTTTTTTAGGAATTCTTCCCGCTTTATAGCCCATTCTACCAGCAATTACAGCGTGTTTCATCGCTTCTGCCATTGCAATTGGATCTTGTGCTCCAGCAATTGCTGTATTTGTTAAAACAGCTTCTGCTCCAAGCTCCATTGCAATCGCTGCATCACTGGCACATCCAACACCTGCATCTACAATAACGGGTACACTCACTGCATCTTTTATAAACGCAACATTGTATCGATTTTGAATTCCAAGTCCTGAACCAATGGGTGCAGCTAATGGCATAATAGCATCAGCCCCCGCATCCTCTAATCGTTTGGCAATGATTGGGTCATCATTGGTATACGCCATAATTGTAAAGCCCTCTTTTTTAAGAACATCGCATGCTTTAATGGTCTCAATCACATCTGGGTACAATGTTTTTTGTGCATCCCCAATCACTTCAAGTTTGATAATATCAATCCCTGTTGCTTCTCTCATCAATCTGAACGTAGTGATGGCTTCATCTGCTGTAAAACACCCAGCTGAGTTGGGTAAAAGTTTGACATTAGTGTCTTTAAAATAATCTAATAAATTCTCTTCATTTGGGTTCATGATATTCACACGTCGAATGGCTACAGTAATCAACTCACTTCCACTTGCAAGTGTCGCTTCACGTGTCGTTTGAAAATCTTTATATTTACCGCTTCCTACGATTAAACGGCTGTTAAACTCATATTTTCCTATTTTTAATACTTCACTCATTTTGTATTTCCTTCTATAAATTGTAAGTATTCATTGCTTGCATTTGAAATGTCTATTGCAACTATTTCTGGCAAATCATAACTATGATTATCTTTAATTTTCCTTTGAATTATCTCAAAGTTTTCTTTTTTAGTTTTAATACTGAGTAATACTTCTTTATCTACACACAACTCATTTTTCCACTCATAAACTGACTTGATTTTTTGAAACTGTACACACGCAGCCAACTTCTCTTTGACTAAAAGTTTGGCAATCTTTTTGGCCTCTTTTTTGCACCCACAGGTGGTTTGTATAATAATGGCTGTCATAATGTTTTCACCTTTTGAATGATGTCTTGTGGAGTGAGTGCATAGTTATTGCCCTCAAAGCTGTTTGCAGCCAAGGTATGTGCAATAGAAGCACTGATTGTGGCATTCAATGGGTCATACCCTTGCGCAAGTAACGAACCAATGAGTCCAGACAGAACATCGCCACTTCCTCCTTTACTCAATACAGCACTTCCTAAAGCATTGACATACAACTTCATATCATACGCAATAATAGAGTTTGCCCCTTTTAAATACAACACCACCTCAGGAAACTTTGCACTGAACATCAAGGCATATTTAAAGCGATTCTTTTGCAATTCATCCACTTCAATATCGGCAATATCACACAGCTTTAATAACGAGCAAAACTCTTTAGGATGTGGGGTTACCACCACCCCTTGTTTTAAATAGCTTTTAATGTTTTCATGATAAAAAATATCTGCATCAATCACTTTTGGTAAGTCACTTAAAAGCAGACTCTCTATCTCATTGGCTTCACAATTGCCCAATCCCATCCCCAAGGCAAGTGCACTTGTTTTACATGGCAGTTTATGGCTTTGCATGATATGATACGGTAAATCAATGTTCTCATGTGTAATTGCACTTACTAAAGAACACCCAAAAGCAAACGCTGCTTCACACGCCAACACGCCTGCCCCTTTTTTCATGCCAACGACCACAGCAAGATGACCAAAATGCCCTTTATTGGTTGATTGACTCATGCGAAGAGGCAGTTGGATATCCAAAGGTTCCAGTAAAAAAAGGTTACTCTCATTCTCATACAGTGTTCTATCTACTCCCAGTGAAGCGACCTTGATTTTTCCTACATAATCTTTGACTTCATCACTGTAAAGTGCTGTTTTAAGGGCACCCATGGTGATGGTTGTATTGGCTTTAAAAGCTATTGAAGTAATCTGCCCTTGTTGATTGATACCAGAAGGAATATCACACGCAATTTTAAAAGCTCTTATAGAGTTGAGTTTTTGGATGAGTTTGATACTGAGTTCATCCAAACTTCGATTCAAGCCTGAACCAAAAAGACAATCCACAATCACATCGCAAGGCATAAGTTGTTCAACGGGGTGTATGCCAATCTTTTGAGCACGTTGAAGTTGCAGTTGTGCCATGGGTGATTTCACACCAAATGGAATAAAAAGAGAGACTCGATATTGTGGATATAAAAGTCGAGCCAAAGCAATACCATCGGCTCCGTTGTTGCCCATACCACATACAATCAAGAGTGATTTATGAGGTTCCACATTTTTTTGAATATAAACAGCCATGCTGTTTGCGGCATGCTCCATTAAAATATCTTCACTTAATCCATACTGTTCGTA is part of the Candidatus Marinarcus aquaticus genome and encodes:
- a CDS encoding thiazole synthase, whose protein sequence is MSEVLKIGKYEFNSRLIVGSGKYKDFQTTREATLASGSELITVAIRRVNIMNPNEENLLDYFKDTNVKLLPNSAGCFTADEAITTFRLMREATGIDIIKLEVIGDAQKTLYPDVIETIKACDVLKKEGFTIMAYTNDDPIIAKRLEDAGADAIMPLAAPIGSGLGIQNRYNVAFIKDAVSVPVIVDAGVGCASDAAIAMELGAEAVLTNTAIAGAQDPIAMAEAMKHAVIAGRMGYKAGRIPKKPYATASSPVDGLIQF
- the cutA gene encoding divalent-cation tolerance protein CutA, whose protein sequence is MTAIIIQTTCGCKKEAKKIAKLLVKEKLAACVQFQKIKSVYEWKNELCVDKEVLLSIKTKKENFEIIQRKIKDNHSYDLPEIVAIDISNASNEYLQFIEGNTK
- a CDS encoding NAD(P)H-hydrate dehydratase, giving the protein MQKLFEEVNTLDRRCYEQYGLSEDILMEHAANSMAVYIQKNVEPHKSLLIVCGMGNNGADGIALARLLYPQYRVSLFIPFGVKSPMAQLQLQRAQKIGIHPVEQLMPCDVIVDCLFGSGLNRSLDELSIKLIQKLNSIRAFKIACDIPSGINQQGQITSIAFKANTTITMGALKTALYSDEVKDYVGKIKVASLGVDRTLYENESNLFLLEPLDIQLPLRMSQSTNKGHFGHLAVVVGMKKGAGVLACEAAFAFGCSLVSAITHENIDLPYHIMQSHKLPCKTSALALGMGLGNCEANEIESLLLSDLPKVIDADIFYHENIKSYLKQGVVVTPHPKEFCSLLKLCDIADIEVDELQKNRFKYALMFSAKFPEVVLYLKGANSIIAYDMKLYVNALGSAVLSKGGSGDVLSGLIGSLLAQGYDPLNATISASIAHTLAANSFEGNNYALTPQDIIQKVKTL